One region of Limnospira fusiformis SAG 85.79 genomic DNA includes:
- a CDS encoding elongation factor G, with amino-acid sequence MTNNVASENRNVAIVGPYLSGKTALLESLLFATGTITRKGTAKEGNRIGDSVAEARDRNMSVEINAAYTEYGGINFTFLDCPGSVEFAQETYNALMGAGLAIVVCEPEPLRILTLSPLFKFLDDWEIPHIVFINKMDRAFSDEEGCTLNFLELLNALKTVSSRPIVPQEYPIAKGSELIGFIDLVTEQAYNYHPGAASDPVPMPEELKDLEHAARQEMLEQLSNFDDHLLEELLEEIEPPTEEIVKDLKMELGADLIVPVFFGAAELEYGVRSLLDALVREAPEPSLTAERRGLKGTSDIPIAQVLKTFYTPQGGKLSLVRVWQGELTEGIVLNGIRAAGMYRLLGQQTQGVQVAKTGEIVALARMEGIKTGDTLTAQPDRLKAPLPKAQVLPPVLAFAIAPENRKDEVKLSAALTKMIEEDPSLTWEQNTDTHQVILWGQGEIHLKVTLDRLRRKYNLPIVTSPPQIPYKETIRSNTNSHGRYKHQSGGHGQFGDVYLDITPLPRGEGFNFSETIVGGAVPKQYIPGVEMGVREYLQQGPLGFPVVDVSVTLTNGSYHSVDSSEQAFKQAARLAMQTGMAKCNPTLLEPIVTVEVCAPNDFTSQLFQLITTRRGQILGYEPVADWKGWDQVSAYLPQAEMQDLIVELRSLTMGVGYFNWKFDHLQEVPEQLAQRVLATVADDSNGGGNSKSKN; translated from the coding sequence ATGACAAATAATGTTGCATCAGAAAATCGTAATGTCGCGATTGTCGGCCCCTATTTGAGTGGCAAAACAGCGCTGCTAGAAAGTCTGCTGTTTGCGACGGGAACGATTACCCGTAAAGGTACGGCTAAAGAAGGCAATCGGATCGGGGATAGCGTAGCTGAGGCTCGCGATCGCAATATGAGTGTAGAAATCAATGCCGCTTATACTGAATATGGCGGCATTAACTTTACCTTCCTCGACTGTCCAGGTTCGGTAGAATTTGCCCAAGAAACCTATAACGCCCTGATGGGTGCAGGATTAGCAATAGTGGTTTGTGAACCGGAACCATTACGCATCCTCACCCTATCCCCGTTATTCAAATTTTTGGATGATTGGGAAATTCCCCATATTGTGTTCATTAATAAAATGGATCGGGCTTTCTCTGATGAAGAAGGCTGCACCCTCAACTTTTTAGAGTTATTAAATGCCCTGAAAACTGTATCGAGTCGCCCCATAGTTCCCCAAGAATATCCGATCGCCAAAGGTTCAGAATTAATTGGTTTTATCGATTTGGTCACAGAACAAGCCTATAACTACCATCCTGGTGCCGCCTCAGATCCGGTTCCCATGCCGGAAGAACTAAAAGACCTGGAACACGCCGCCCGCCAGGAGATGTTAGAACAATTATCTAACTTTGATGATCACCTTTTGGAAGAACTTCTCGAAGAAATTGAACCGCCCACGGAGGAAATTGTCAAAGACCTAAAAATGGAATTGGGCGCGGATTTGATTGTTCCCGTATTTTTCGGAGCGGCTGAATTAGAATATGGAGTGCGATCGCTTCTTGATGCCCTAGTCCGAGAAGCCCCAGAACCCAGCTTAACCGCCGAACGTCGGGGACTCAAAGGAACCAGCGATATCCCGATCGCCCAAGTCCTGAAAACCTTTTACACCCCCCAAGGTGGTAAACTCTCCCTAGTGCGAGTCTGGCAGGGAGAACTTACCGAGGGCATTGTTCTTAATGGTATACGCGCAGCCGGAATGTACCGTCTGCTGGGACAACAAACCCAGGGCGTGCAAGTTGCCAAAACCGGGGAAATTGTCGCCTTGGCGCGTATGGAAGGCATCAAAACCGGGGATACTTTGACCGCTCAACCCGATCGCCTCAAAGCACCGTTACCGAAAGCCCAGGTTTTGCCACCAGTATTGGCATTTGCGATCGCCCCAGAAAATCGCAAAGATGAAGTAAAACTCAGCGCCGCCCTCACCAAAATGATCGAGGAAGATCCCTCTCTAACTTGGGAACAAAACACCGACACTCACCAGGTTATCCTCTGGGGACAGGGAGAAATTCACCTAAAAGTAACCCTCGATCGCCTACGCCGCAAGTACAACTTACCCATAGTTACCTCGCCGCCTCAAATTCCCTATAAAGAAACGATCCGTTCTAATACCAACTCCCACGGGCGCTACAAACACCAAAGCGGCGGACATGGACAATTTGGTGATGTTTATTTAGATATTACCCCCTTACCTCGCGGTGAAGGTTTTAACTTTAGTGAAACCATTGTCGGCGGCGCGGTGCCAAAACAATACATTCCCGGCGTGGAAATGGGCGTGCGAGAATACCTCCAACAAGGTCCCCTAGGGTTCCCCGTCGTTGATGTTTCTGTCACCCTGACTAATGGTTCCTATCACTCTGTGGATAGTTCCGAACAGGCTTTTAAACAAGCCGCCAGGCTGGCTATGCAAACGGGTATGGCTAAATGTAACCCCACTTTGCTTGAACCTATTGTTACGGTGGAAGTATGCGCCCCTAATGACTTTACCTCTCAACTGTTCCAATTGATTACTACTCGCCGTGGTCAAATTTTGGGCTATGAACCTGTGGCTGACTGGAAAGGTTGGGATCAGGTGTCGGCTTATTTACCACAGGCGGAAATGCAAGATCTGATTGTAGAATTGCGATCGCTAACTATGGGGGTCGGTTACTTTAACTGGAAATTTGACCATTTACAGGAAGTCCCCGAACAACTAGCCCAAAGAGTTTTAGCTACTGTTGCTGATGATAGCAATGGCGGCGGAAATAGCAAATCCAAAAATTAA